ATACTGCGTATCTATATGGACCATCAACGAGCCGCTTAAAATCTGTCATGTCTTCTCCATGAAATTGTTGCGTTAGCCATTTCATGTATTCATCGAGATTCCTTGAATTCCTTCTTCCTCTAACATGTAATCTATCATACTTCATGTAATCAACATATACGATTACCACCATACTCTACAAATTTGTTTGTTCATTCAACCCTAACTAGTTCAAGTCTCAACAAGGAAGTAAATTACTATGCTAAGAAATGATAAGAAAGTATGAAAGTACTACTTACTTTTCCCATTCAGTATTTTCTTGAGAATGCATCAAAACCCATCTGCGTGCTTGTTCGTACTGTGGGTTAGGTATATgatatctttttccttcagacaTATTTGGTGGGTATGGACCTTCCTGAATGTCATCGTCAGTAGATATCCTTCCCTTTTTCTTGTAACACTTCTCCCTACCATTCAGAATGTACTCCATACAATGTCTCAATGCGTCATCTAATACATATTGTTCTGTGATAGAACCCTCTATATAGTTTTTGTTGCGACCaaaaactttgaatgttctcatcATCCTGTAGTGTAATCACAAAAACAATAATAAGTCAATTTACCTCCATGAAAAACTAAACCAAAAAATTTACTCAATCAACTAAATTacctttcaaacggatacatccatcgagTTGTAACAGGACCCAATGTTTCTGCCGCTTCTGCCAAATGTACGACGACATGTATCATTGAAACAAAAAAAGCTGGCGGGAAATACATTTCAAAAACACATATAGACTCCACGAGACGTTGGTGCATGATGCGAAGCTCAGCAATATCAATAACCTTAGAAGAAAGAACCTTAAAGAACAATGACACCTGTCGAATGGCCTCAATCAATAGATAATGCCCTTTGAAACAGTACATCAAAAAAACGGGTAGCAAACCCTGCATTAGGATGTGGTAGTCATGTGACTTCATGCTTTTTAACTGAAAGTCACGCAAACATACTTTGCCTTTCCAGTTCCCGCGGTAACCAATAGGAACCTTCAGGTTACTAAGAGATGTACACACCAGTTTTCTCTCTTTTATAGACAAACGATAAAGTGCTGGCAGCATTTCCGAAGACTTTCCAGGTCCTCTCTCCTTCAACCACAAATTCCTCTTTATCTTAAAGATTTGCAGATCCTTGCGAGCCGGAATCCCATCCTTAGTCTTATCCTTATTGTCTATTATAGTTCCAAAAAATTCTCAGCAAAATTTTTCTCAATGTGACATCCAAATTGTGTCGAACCAGCAGATCCTAGAGTAAAGTAGGACAGTTAGTAACAACATCCATACATCAATagttggaagaaaaaaatgacaccaaaacaaaatcaaaagaagtaACTTAATAAATATGAAAGGTGAATGGTTCGTATGCCAATTCAAGAAGCATGTGTATTGTGCCGCAATAATACACAAAGTAGGCAAATCAAATAATAAGACTGTTAAATTAGTTACCTCCCAGTAAGGAAAATCAAATAAGATTGATCTTTTTGACCAGGGAGTGCTTGTATCAACTGATCGCTTCTTCATATTTGGCGGAATCCTTGTATCAACCATCTGTTTCCTCTTACCCGTTGCCCGACAAGTTTCAGTGCGTACACGATTCATAGTATTCAACAGTTGGACACCCGTCAAACGCCTTTTCCCAGTAGAATTTGATGTCTTATCCTTCCTACTTGTGAACTTTCCAAATTCTGTTCGCACACCATTCATCTTCGTCAACAATTGCTCTCCGGTCAAACGGCATGGAGCATCTCCATGTTCTTCGTTTCCATCAAATTTTGCTTTTGCATTTCTGAAAGGGTGGTCAGCTGGTAAGAATCTTCTATGACCCATGTAGCTGAATTTACGTCCATTCTTTAGCCAGATTGCATCTGTGTTTTCACCACACATAGGACAACCAAATCTTCCCGATGTTCTACAACCAGAAACATGTCCATAGGCCGGAAAGTCATGCACACACCACATTAAGATTGCTTTCAGCGTAAAGTTACTCTTTGTATGAGCATCATATGTCAACTTTCCAACAGACCATAATTCTTTCAACTCGTCGACTAACGGCTGCAAATACACATCGATGTTATGGCCTGGTTCAGTTGGACCAGGAATCAGTAGTGTCAACATTGTAAATTCTTTAGCCATGCAGTGTGATGGGGGCAGGTTCAACGGTACAAGCATAACGGGCCAACAACTATGGGGATAATTCATTCCTAAAGGGTTAAATCCATCGGTTGCCAGTCCTAAACGCACATTTCTCTTCTCTGCAGAAAACTCAGGCCACTTGCTATCTATGAACTTCCAACAAGGAGAGTCCACAGGATGTCGCATGTGTGTGCTGCTTTCCTCTATATTACCACTGCAATTCAACAACTCTGCTATCCATGGTATACTAAACATGCGCTGCAACCTTTCATCAACTGAGAAATATCTTAATTTTTTCATTGGCACTCTTTTGGCATGTGGTTTCTTCTTATCAACTGGTTTCAATCTACTTGCTTTACAATTAGGACATTCATCCATGTCAGCATAAATTTTCCGGTAAAGAATGCAATCATTCGGGCAAGCATGTATAATTTCTCACTTTAATCGAAAAGGTTCAATCATAGACTTGGCTTTATTGGCTGTTGCCGGTAATGTATTCCCAGTAGGTAAAATAGTCTTCATAAATTGCAATAACTCAGTCAAAAAAGCATCGGAACATTTATGTCTTGCTTTCATAATTAGCAACTCAATTGTTGTAGAAATTTTCATATGCTGCCCATCACAAGAAGGATACAGGGGTTGTAGTGAATCTTCAATCCTCTTCTTGTAATTTATTTCAGCACCCCGATCGCCTTCAAAATTATCACCGCTCTCTTGATTAGGATCATTGAAACAGTCTTCCATGAGGTTATCGAGGTCAATACGTCGATGTAGGTCACTGAACATGTTGACCATTCCCCGACCAGAATCTTCACAATGAACTCTATTACCAGGTAAATTAGGAGCTTGATTAACATTTACAACATTTTTATGAGGCTGTTCTCCATGATGTATCCAAGTTCTGTATGTCTTAAGGAAACCATTTTTGATCAAATGCAAATGTATTTCCTCTAGAGGATACTGTTTTCTTGCTGCAAAAATCTTACATTTCGAGCATGGACAGAGAAATAATTTATCTGCTCCTACAGTATCTTTTGTGAACTTGATAAATGATTGAACTCCTTCCCGAAATTCAGCGGACTGTCGTTCTGCACCCATCCATTTTTTGCTTGAAATAGGCATCACTTCGAGAAAACCTAGATGACACACATAAAAAACAAAATGATGATACTCAGTAATCTGTAAGTCTGTGAAGGATCAAATCAGATAAATTTTTGCTTCTAAATTCCacattaaaagaaacaaaaaacaaaacaaagcttgGGAAAGCTACAAAATGTAGCATTTAAGTAGCTCTAAGATACACACTCTAAAATACTGTTGTTACATAGGAAAATATGGTTTAAACAACAAAGTATAGGACTGATCTAAGAGATGACACCTGAGACGAAGTTAAGCAGAAGCATACTTTTCAAGCAGTTTCAGGATCTCCTGACGGTTGAACTGCTTGGCAACATCGATTGCTGTCTTGCCTTCCGAGTTTTCAAGCAGAAACAACTGAATGTAGAAACAACTGAATGCCCTGGTCCGAATTAATTCACCGGGCACTTATGAGAGGCAGACTAAGCTTACACATCAGCGTCGTTATCCAAAAGTAATTGCACACACTCTTGATATCCACAACCAACAGCGTAATGAAGAGCAGTACTTTTGCTAATATCCAGAGCATCCACTGCAGCTCCAGCCTCGAGGAGAACCTGAGCACACTTCACCTGGTGCAAAAGATAAAGCAGGTTCATTAAATTCTATCAACAGTAATTTGACAAATTCGGCAACATAAAGTGCTCCATTGTTACCAGAAActtacatatttaaaatataagtaAACAAGTGGTAAAGTCATCTGTATTTTTACAAAAATATCGCAAAAGATATCACCAACAGGCCTAAAGTGGTGACAGAGAGAGTAATTTCACAGAATCAGACTGCTTTTTTGCAACGTAGGAAGAAGAGATGGTTGACCTCAGATTCAGAGATAGGAAGCCTGGCTTGTTAACTGAGCTCAGTTGGTCTTACATTGATTCAGTACTCCTGGCTATGGGTTTTGGCATATTTTGGAAGAGCGGCTTTTGGCAACTGTTTTCTTATAAGCAATCAAATGTCATCAGTACGCATTCAACTGTCAGTATAAACTCAACAAATGTCGAAATTTTTGTACCGTCTGCTGGAGCAATGTATGTTTCTAAAGAGTAATTCTATATTATTTCAAGATTAAAAGGATTATCACCAGcaacagcaccaccaccaccaccaccaacaacaacaacaacaacaacaagaaaaaacaaCTTAAGTTGAAATAATTTAGATGGCATGAACAAGACCTTGTAGGATAATTTCATGTCTCAAGTGAAACACTCGACCAGACTATCTTGGTCGTCTACGTTGGAAATTTCAGGTCCCTCGAGATAATTGCAAAATCTCTCAACGTAATTCAACCTGCTTTCTTGCGAGGTAGGCAGATTACAGATGGTGAGATTGTCGCCAATGAATAGGTTGATTTCAGAGTCAGAGATAGCAAGCCTCAATTGGTGGTAAAACTGGACATGGATAAGTCCTTTCACTGGCTCAGTTGGTCCCTCAACTAAGGTTTCTGGTACAAAATGGAGAAGGTGAATATGTTGTTGCATTTTTATAATTTATTTCTCTGTGATTAAAAGTATACAGTTGACTATAGCGATTTGGGATCAAAATCTAAGCAGTGGATAAATGTGGCATTCCTCCCAAAGTGGGGGTggagattttcaaaagcaaacgACAGTTTGTGGGTGAAAGCACAAAGCACAAAAACACTTAAGAACTACCGCACTCCCAATCACAATGAACTGCTTAACCAAATAGTTTTAGGGAAACTAGTTGTATATGCTTAGTGTGTCTCTACCAGCACACGTTttagtgtttattgttttattccaacaaaacatctgtgTTTTTATTTACAGGTTCACATATGTTGTTAAATCATTGGAAGGTTCCTAATAGCAATTCACACTTTCGCTAAATTAGAGCACCTTTTGCTTGCTTAcctgacaatataataagaaaaAGACCAAATTTAACACCTAATAATCTCCTAAGATGTTGACCCCAGAAATGTTTCTACCTTTTCACAGCTCTTAGCCACGTTTGTGTTAATTGCTTGGAGCATCCCCATTATTTGCTCTTTAAATTCTAGGCTAGATTAGTAATTCGATTCTTAGGATAGATTTgaaaacccaatttttttattaACCAGAGAGaagattaagcaaaaaaaaaaaaaaaaaaaaaaaaaaaaaaaaaaaaaacagaatcaaagacttaattaacccaatttttttattaACCAGACAGAAGCTTAATTAAGGGATTTGAAACTTACTTTAGtttgaaatcttcttcttctccgatctCCTCTTAGGTTTGTCTAGAAAAATAACAGAGATAAGGGTTTGAATAATTGAATTCAGAAACCAATTTCATTCAATCAAAGTAATCAAAATCATTCCTTCCCAAtttatcaaaacaaaatcatTGGATGTGCAATTTTGCTCACCAAAATCAATTTTTTAAGGACTAGAGCAAAACCTGAATATAAAGATACCAAGGATTTGAAACTTACGATCTCgataccatcttcttcttcttctaagttaATTAGAGCTTCGGTAGTTAGGTTTCCAGCAGAGGGGAAAAAACAGACGGCGGGAGGAGAGATGATTCAACGAACTTATCTTCTGCTAGTATGGAAACGATCTGGCTCTACTGAACTTGTTGCAAGTAAGCCGGTGTCTGCCATTGGTTAGCTATTTTTGTGGTGCGTACAAGAATCTCATTGGGGTATCAAAACTTATGATATTTGACGGATTTATTGTGTGATATAATGGTTCATAAAAAATCACACGCCTACAAATTTATCACATTTTTGATAAATTTGAAAATAACAGTTTTTTTGTGTTAAATGATGGGTTCCACTATTTTCATATTATATGACATTATTTGTTTGTGATATCCCAATCACACGATTAATCTATCATTTAAAAACG
This DNA window, taken from Papaver somniferum cultivar HN1 chromosome 3, ASM357369v1, whole genome shotgun sequence, encodes the following:
- the LOC113357844 gene encoding uncharacterized protein LOC113357844, with amino-acid sequence MLPALYRLSIKERKLVCTSLSNLKVPIGYRGNWKGKVCLRDFQLKSMKSHDYHILMQGLLPVFLMYCFKGHYLLIEAIRQVSLFFKVLSSKVIDIAELRIMHQRLVESICVFEMYFPPAFFVSMIHVVVHLAEAAETLGPVTTRWMYPFERMMRTFKVFGRNKNYIEGSITEQYVLDDALRHCMEYILNGREKCYKKKGRISTDDDIQEGPYPPNMSEGKRYHIPNPQYEQARRWVLMHSQENTEWEKLHVRGRRNSRNLDEYMKWLTQQFHGEDMTDFKRLVDGPYRYAVSHNAYAVNGYIFYTDDAEKGMSTQNIGVSMNATTTFRESARDQNTVDDEVPYFRIIKQILELDYTTFKQIVFYCDWVRVEDKVYGWYVDPVTKQICVNFEQFMGNKKDTDEPFIHSSKATSVFYFKDESRPDRKWHIVLESPKRRSPYVNAFEDPFVFTGIAKESSLTAANLDDNRNSEEDAFEN